One segment of Mobula birostris isolate sMobBir1 chromosome 29, sMobBir1.hap1, whole genome shotgun sequence DNA contains the following:
- the LOC140189915 gene encoding fMet-Leu-Phe receptor-like, translated as MLILEDSVNLTAGSNYTSKHPDLPLVSKWTTIPYTITFLLGVPGNSAAIWVTGFKMDRSIYTTCFLYLAVADLICCLIIPFWMVVFALPDMGLSNYRWDISLESAIAFNGSVRVFILTLISILRCIAVTRPIWFYQHMRLRWVYAAFFGVSGLSILFCITVLLNGKIALYIGPRTWDMKRVTWAIIIFVLPVVIMTICCALIGLQLHRDKFTQSRNPIRLTMTVVAAFIASWLPFHSSSFASFFFDCDVRSSDAVTIPLAFFNSALNPFLYVFTGSDFRQVFRRSLASSLRLAFSEEAPEFRTDTPNPTIRL; from the coding sequence ATGTTGATCCTGGAGGATTCGGTTAACCTTACCGCTGGTTCGAACTACACATCGAAACACCCCGATCTCCCATTGGTCTCCAAATGGACCACGATCCCCTACACCATCACCTTCCTACTCGGCGTTCCCGGGAACAGCGCTGCCATTTGGGTGACAGGCTTTAAGATGGATAGGAGCATCTACACAACATGTTTCCTGTACCTGGCTGTGGCAGACCTAATCTGCTGCCTGATCATCCCCTTCTGGATGGTCGTATTCGCCCTTCCAGACATGGGGCTTAGTAATTACAGATGGGACATTTCGCTGGAGAGTGCTATCGCCTTCAACGGGTCCGTCCGCGTCTTCATATTGACGCTGATCAGCATCCTCCGTTGCATAGCCGTCACTCGGCCGATTTGGTTCTATCAGCACATGAGACTGCGTTGGGTATATGCGGCCTTCTTCGGGGTCAGCGGCCTCTCCATCCTTTTCTGCATTACCGTCCTGTTGAACGGGAAGATTGCACtgtatattgggcccaggacctGGGATATGAAGAGGGTCACTTGGGCTATCATTATTTTCGTCCTCCCCGTCGTGATCATGACCATCTGCTGTGCCCTGATCGGCCTGCAGCTGCACCGGGACAAGTTCACTCAGTCCAGAAATCCCATCCGCCTCACCATGACTGTTGTCGCCGCATTCATAGCGTCCTGGCTCCCGTTCCACAGTTCCAGTTTCGCCTCGTTCTTTTTCGATTGTGACGTTCGGAGTTCGGATGCCGTAACCATCCCCTTGGCCTTCTTCAACAGCGCACTCAACCCTTTTCTCTACGTCTTCACCGGCAGCGACTTCCGCCAGGTCTTCAGACGTTCTCTTGCCTCCTCGCTCCGTCTGGCCTTCTCCGAGGAAGCGCCTGAATTCCGGACCGACACTCCCAATCCAACAATCCGGTTGTAA